The nucleotide sequence CATACATTACCATATACCTATAATAGGGTCGGAAATACTCTAAAAAGCTATCGTTATAATTAATTTGTTTACGATAGTCGTAAAAGTTATAGGGTAGTAAATCTACGATTGAAATGTTGTTCTTATTTTGATAAACAAAAGGATATATCTCCATTTCTTTATAGATAGGAAAAGTAGCGCTTACTAAGGCTAAATCTTTTGCTTTCTCGGTGAGCTGAGGATTTAGTTTGAGAAAATCATCATACTCCCGTTTTCTTTCTTGATATAAGGAATCACTTTTGTTTTTGTACTGCATAGGTGGCAAAGAATGAAACTTCCTAAAAACTTCTTCTTGCGCATCTGACATCTTAGATTGTGAGAGTAAGAAGTTATTAATAGCAGAGCCTTTACCCGAGAATGAAATACTTTCTTCAAAACTTAGTGCATTGGCATACACTACCACACTGTCCTTAGGTTCTACATACACATATTGATACTTACCATCTGTTTCAAAGTTAAACAACTCTCCTTCGGTTATATTTAGGTTAAACAGGAAAGTTTTATTCTTATCTAAATAAGCAGTATCTATAGGAGTATCATTGCTGTATAGAACAACAAAAGAGTCCTTTGCATTAGGGAAAAAGCCACTTATTATAGTAGGCTCATTATGCTTACCCTTGCAAGCGATTAAAGTGCTTAAAAGCACCCATAATATTAGCCGATTCATCTTCATCACCAATAAGCATTCAACTATTTGGGGGCAAAAATATAACATTATCTAAACACGGTGAGTTAAGAATATGTTAAAAATATACCCACTACTAAATATTAACATTTATTAGTAATTCGCTGTTTGAATTAGCTTCTCATTGATAGCAAATTAGCTTTCTTTCTCCTTGCTCACTTCAAAGAGGAATTTCTTTTCTTGGTCGGTTAAACTTGCATAACCACTGGCACTGATTTTCTCTAACAGTTGATTGACCTGATGTGCTCGTATCTGTTGTTCTTCTGAAACGACTTTCTTTTCTTTTTTAGGAGACTCTTCTTGGGGCGTTTTTGCTTTTTTAGGAATACGAAAACTGTACTTTGAAGTAAGTCCTGCGAATATCCCTCCTAAAATACCTCCGAAGTGGGCTATCT is from Capnocytophaga ochracea DSM 7271 and encodes:
- a CDS encoding TlpA family protein disulfide reductase is translated as MKMNRLILWVLLSTLIACKGKHNEPTIISGFFPNAKDSFVVLYSNDTPIDTAYLDKNKTFLFNLNITEGELFNFETDGKYQYVYVEPKDSVVVYANALSFEESISFSGKGSAINNFLLSQSKMSDAQEEVFRKFHSLPPMQYKNKSDSLYQERKREYDDFLKLNPQLTEKAKDLALVSATFPIYKEMEIYPFVYQNKNNISIVDLLPYNFYDYRKQINYNDSFLEYFRPYYRYMVMYVNNLAFTQYTYDTHTLVDVSRELGFHLQKIKIIDSLFTKGSLRDNLYRNAAYAYIFNIQEHTEYKDYFDKFAKYNKDNKYKAELDKVFRNVIALQAGRIPPDFDLINANGEPTKFSEIQQPEVTIYYFWSVNQKELSKLIFGRVSQLKKLFPNVKFVGIDIGQDKTQWRKQISNTDWTDQYHSINFIDLSQKFLINNINKSVIIDKNGRIISAFEDIFSPNLEKILLSKES